One part of the Candidatus Babeliales bacterium genome encodes these proteins:
- the rpmG gene encoding 50S ribosomal protein L33, translating into MAKNRKTTHLVCEICKERNYTQVVSKKRTIGSLKLSKYCSRCRKHNDHKETK; encoded by the coding sequence ATGGCAAAAAATAGAAAAACTACTCATTTGGTTTGCGAAATATGCAAAGAGCGTAACTATACTCAGGTTGTTTCAAAAAAAAGAACTATCGGTTCATTGAAACTGAGTAAGTATTGTTCACGTTGTCGCAAACACAATGATCATAAAGAAACAAAATAG